One window of the Niallia circulans genome contains the following:
- a CDS encoding glycoside hydrolase family 1 protein has product MYHKQLDDFPADFLWGAASAAYQIEGAWNVDGKGPSIWDTFSKIKGKTYEGTTGDVAVDHYHLYKDDVRLMVEMGLKAYRFSISWSRVIPDGDGQVNEAGLLFYERLVDELLVNKIEPVITLYHWDLPLSLQERFNGWESRETIKAFKKYCEVLYRRLGKKVTYWVSMNEQNVFTTLGYRWAIHPPAVTDLKRMYEANHIINLANAEAIKLFHEIVPNGKIGPSFGYGPMYPLNADPANVLAAENGEAFNNDWWLDVYCKGTYPKFVKKQLERLGIAPTVLKEDEILLKSAKPDFLGINYYHGGTAQQNRLELADKNGEKEFSGTDPYLMQPKSGQAVSPEIPMFNAVDNPYLQKTDWGWEIDPIGFRIALRRVQARYDLPIFITENGLGAIDTIAEDGRIKDHYRIDYLKKHIIEMKKAITDGVDIIGYCAWSFTDLLSWLNGYKKRYGFVFVNRTEHEEKDLRRIPKESYYWYKQLILENGMSIK; this is encoded by the coding sequence ATGTACCATAAACAATTGGATGACTTTCCAGCCGATTTTCTATGGGGAGCTGCATCTGCTGCGTACCAAATTGAAGGAGCTTGGAATGTTGATGGAAAAGGACCGTCTATTTGGGATACTTTCTCTAAAATAAAAGGAAAAACATATGAAGGAACAACTGGAGATGTAGCCGTCGATCATTATCATCTATACAAGGATGATGTGAGATTGATGGTAGAAATGGGTTTAAAGGCATATCGCTTTAGCATTTCTTGGAGCAGAGTAATCCCAGATGGAGACGGTCAGGTGAATGAAGCAGGTTTATTATTTTATGAAAGATTAGTAGATGAGTTATTGGTTAATAAGATTGAACCGGTTATCACTCTTTATCACTGGGATTTACCACTATCATTACAGGAGCGCTTTAATGGCTGGGAGTCTCGAGAAACAATTAAAGCCTTTAAAAAATATTGTGAAGTGTTATATCGTAGATTGGGAAAAAAGGTTACTTACTGGGTATCCATGAATGAACAAAATGTTTTCACCACACTTGGTTACCGATGGGCCATACATCCACCTGCGGTTACCGATTTAAAAAGAATGTATGAAGCCAATCATATTATTAATCTTGCAAATGCGGAAGCAATTAAGTTATTTCATGAAATAGTACCGAATGGAAAGATCGGACCAAGTTTTGGGTATGGACCGATGTACCCTTTAAATGCAGATCCAGCTAATGTATTAGCTGCAGAAAATGGCGAGGCATTTAACAATGATTGGTGGCTAGATGTATATTGTAAAGGAACTTATCCAAAGTTTGTCAAGAAACAACTAGAGAGACTTGGAATTGCTCCCACCGTTTTGAAAGAAGATGAAATTTTATTAAAATCCGCTAAACCAGACTTTTTAGGTATTAATTATTACCATGGTGGTACAGCACAGCAAAATCGACTGGAGCTTGCTGACAAGAATGGCGAAAAAGAATTTTCAGGAACTGATCCATATTTAATGCAGCCTAAAAGCGGCCAAGCAGTATCTCCAGAGATTCCGATGTTTAATGCAGTCGACAATCCATATTTGCAAAAGACAGATTGGGGATGGGAAATAGATCCAATTGGTTTTCGAATCGCATTAAGAAGAGTACAGGCAAGATATGATTTACCAATTTTTATTACTGAAAATGGCTTAGGTGCTATTGACACAATCGCTGAGGATGGCCGCATAAAGGATCATTACCGTATTGATTATTTAAAAAAGCATATAATAGAAATGAAAAAAGCAATAACAGATGGAGTGGACATTATCGGGTATTGCGCATGGTCCTTTACTGATTTATTAAGTTGGTTGAATGGATATAAAAAACGTTACGGTTTTGTTTTTGTAAATAGAACGGAGCATGAAGAAAAGGATTTAAGAAGGATACCGAAAGAAAGCTATTATTGGTATAAGCAGCTTATTTTAGAAAATGGTATGTCGATTAAATAG
- the yicI gene encoding alpha-xylosidase has translation MKFLNGGWLVKDGFEVNYATHVYSTRQSKNILTLYAPFSYINHKGATLDGGMMTVELFTPHPDIIGVRMYHYKGTKKLEPHFVINKKEIVPDISESESTYSFVAGDLSAIVTKGETFTITFKYKGRILTESNPRSKGYIKDPQGDYHISEQLSIGVGENIYGLGERFTHFVKNGQTVDIWNADGGTGTEQAYKNIPFYVSNNRYGVFVNTPGKASFEIGSEKVSKVQFSVPGEMMEYYVIGGGDLKQVLENYTDLTGKPSMPPAWSFGLWLSTSFLTDYDEKTVTSFVDGMAEHDIPLEVFHFDCLWMKEYEWCNFTWDQDIFPEPEKMLARLKAKGLKICVWINPYIGQKSPLFDEGMAKGYFLTKANGDIWQWDKWQAGMAIVDFTNPAAVKWYQSQLTSLLDMGVDSFKTDFGERIPIDCVYYDGSDPERMHNYYAYLYNEVVYNLLVEVRGKEEAVVFARSASVGSQKFPVHWGGDNTSDYPSMAETLRAGLSFGLGGFGYWSHDISGFEAGATPDIYKRWTQFGLLSSHSRYHGSWEYKVPWMYGEEAVEVTRTFTKLKLSLMPYLIAQSIYTAEKGIPMMRPMVLEFPDDISTHTLDRQYMLGDNLLVAPIFREDGKVNFYVPEIKGVWTNYLTGELYEGGHWYEQSYDYFTLPLLVRPNSIIIEGSCKEQAVYDYTEKPKIHVFDLHENQLLSAAIYSKDGEKQANVMVSKKHGRYEIEVTGINKYEIILHGVTDIPPAPEVKVENNSTRIISSKQKWTLG, from the coding sequence ATGAAATTTCTTAATGGCGGATGGTTAGTTAAAGACGGTTTTGAAGTGAACTATGCTACACATGTGTATTCAACAAGACAATCAAAAAATATCTTAACTTTATATGCTCCTTTTTCCTATATAAATCATAAAGGGGCAACATTAGATGGAGGGATGATGACTGTTGAACTATTCACTCCACATCCAGATATAATTGGTGTCAGAATGTACCATTATAAAGGAACAAAAAAGCTTGAGCCGCATTTTGTTATCAATAAAAAAGAAATTGTTCCAGATATTTCAGAATCGGAATCTACCTATTCTTTTGTTGCCGGGGATTTAAGTGCCATTGTGACAAAGGGAGAAACCTTTACGATTACTTTTAAATATAAGGGACGAATTCTTACAGAAAGCAATCCGAGAAGTAAAGGATATATTAAAGATCCACAGGGAGATTACCATATCAGCGAACAATTGTCTATTGGTGTAGGAGAGAACATTTATGGTTTAGGGGAACGGTTTACCCATTTTGTGAAAAACGGGCAAACAGTCGATATTTGGAATGCGGATGGTGGGACTGGTACGGAACAGGCATATAAAAATATTCCATTCTACGTAAGCAACAATCGGTATGGTGTATTTGTGAATACTCCAGGCAAAGCTAGTTTTGAAATTGGAAGTGAAAAGGTTTCGAAGGTGCAATTTAGCGTACCTGGTGAAATGATGGAATATTATGTTATTGGTGGCGGAGATCTAAAGCAAGTGTTAGAAAATTATACTGACTTGACAGGGAAACCATCAATGCCACCCGCATGGTCCTTTGGTCTTTGGTTAAGCACTTCCTTTTTAACTGATTATGATGAGAAAACAGTTACTTCTTTTGTTGATGGAATGGCAGAGCATGATATTCCTTTAGAAGTTTTTCATTTTGATTGTTTATGGATGAAAGAATATGAATGGTGTAATTTTACTTGGGATCAAGATATCTTTCCAGAACCTGAAAAGATGTTAGCGAGGTTAAAAGCGAAAGGATTAAAAATCTGTGTGTGGATTAATCCGTATATTGGCCAAAAGTCACCTTTATTTGATGAAGGGATGGCAAAAGGCTACTTCTTAACAAAAGCTAATGGTGATATTTGGCAATGGGATAAGTGGCAAGCAGGAATGGCAATTGTGGATTTTACCAATCCTGCGGCTGTGAAGTGGTATCAGTCCCAGTTAACCTCTTTGCTTGATATGGGAGTCGACTCTTTTAAGACAGACTTTGGCGAACGAATACCAATAGATTGCGTTTATTATGACGGGTCTGATCCGGAAAGAATGCATAATTACTATGCCTATTTGTATAACGAAGTAGTTTATAACCTTTTAGTAGAGGTGCGCGGAAAAGAAGAAGCAGTAGTATTTGCCAGGTCTGCATCCGTTGGTTCGCAAAAGTTTCCGGTACATTGGGGTGGGGATAATACTTCTGATTATCCATCAATGGCTGAGACGCTTCGGGCAGGGTTATCTTTTGGTCTTGGCGGTTTTGGTTATTGGAGTCATGATATCTCAGGATTTGAGGCAGGAGCAACGCCAGATATTTATAAAAGATGGACGCAGTTTGGTTTATTATCTTCCCACAGCCGCTATCACGGAAGCTGGGAGTATAAAGTGCCTTGGATGTATGGAGAAGAGGCAGTGGAGGTTACACGCACCTTTACAAAATTGAAACTGAGTTTAATGCCATATTTAATTGCTCAATCTATATATACTGCAGAAAAAGGGATACCTATGATGAGACCAATGGTTTTAGAGTTCCCAGATGATATATCCACTCATACTTTAGATCGTCAATACATGCTCGGAGATAATCTATTAGTAGCACCAATTTTTAGAGAAGACGGCAAAGTTAATTTTTATGTCCCAGAGATAAAAGGTGTTTGGACCAATTATTTAACAGGAGAATTATATGAAGGTGGTCATTGGTATGAGCAATCGTATGATTATTTTACACTGCCGTTATTGGTCCGCCCAAATAGCATTATTATCGAAGGAAGCTGCAAGGAACAAGCAGTATATGATTATACGGAAAAGCCGAAGATTCACGTATTTGATTTACATGAAAACCAACTCCTTTCAGCTGCAATATATAGCAAAGATGGGGAAAAACAAGCGAATGTCATGGTATCGAAAAAGCACGGGCGGTATGAAATAGAGGTTACTGGCATAAATAAATATGAAATTATTTTACATGGAGTAACGGATATTCCTCCAGCCCCAGAAGTGAAGGTAGAAAATAATTCCACCCGGATTATTTCATCAAAACAAAAATGGACACTTGGCTAA
- a CDS encoding ROK family protein — MAVISFDVGGTFVKYGLIERSNIVQKGKFKTDRHDKESFLSSLTAKIVDLSLLASIKGIGISFPGFIDSVNGVPLLAGAITSINGVDIVNELKKRLTIDCPIYIENDANCAALAEKYNGAAIDNNDFILLTLGTGVGGAIYYQNQTIKGHSYRAGELGMMLTDYGRFPNKTLHELASTSALISLYKEKYGLPPEAEIAGEEIFSLATDHKVKEIIREWCKYVAVAIFNSVVIFNPEKVLIGGGVSQNPALYPYINEALNTIPYWQDFMVPVQICKHYNDSGLWGAYILVENHLKQGECERNEIS, encoded by the coding sequence ATGGCTGTGATAAGTTTTGATGTAGGTGGAACATTTGTGAAATATGGACTAATTGAACGCTCTAACATTGTCCAAAAGGGCAAATTCAAAACAGATAGACATGACAAAGAAAGTTTTCTATCTAGTTTGACTGCAAAAATAGTAGATTTGAGCCTATTAGCATCTATTAAAGGGATAGGTATAAGCTTTCCTGGATTTATAGATTCAGTCAATGGAGTTCCTCTTCTAGCAGGTGCAATTACTTCTATTAATGGAGTAGATATAGTAAACGAATTAAAGAAAAGATTAACAATAGATTGTCCAATCTATATAGAAAATGATGCGAATTGCGCCGCGCTAGCAGAAAAGTATAACGGTGCAGCAATCGATAATAATGACTTTATTCTCTTAACACTGGGGACTGGAGTTGGTGGCGCGATTTACTATCAGAACCAAACAATAAAGGGCCACTCTTATCGAGCTGGTGAATTAGGCATGATGCTTACAGATTATGGGAGATTCCCAAATAAAACACTTCATGAGTTAGCATCCACAAGCGCACTTATTAGCCTTTATAAGGAAAAATATGGACTCCCGCCTGAAGCGGAAATAGCTGGTGAAGAAATATTTTCTTTAGCAACAGATCATAAAGTAAAAGAGATAATTAGAGAGTGGTGCAAGTACGTTGCAGTAGCGATATTTAATTCTGTCGTTATTTTCAATCCCGAAAAGGTCCTAATTGGAGGCGGCGTAAGTCAAAATCCTGCACTATATCCTTATATAAACGAGGCATTAAACACAATACCATACTGGCAAGATTTCATGGTACCTGTACAAATATGTAAGCATTATAATGATTCGGGCTTATGGGGGGCATATATTTTAGTTGAAAACCATTTAAAGCAAGGGGAGTGTGAAAGGAATGAAATTTCTTAA
- a CDS encoding ABC transporter substrate-binding protein, translating into MKWKKMIMAGSVLSASLLLAACNKAVDSEKEKDGDITTLTFFSADLTKDDKFDNPVAKEITKKTGVKLEISHPVGGDTQAVPLMIASGDYPDLIFGKGDLNKLIDAGAVIPLDELIEDKGDNLKALYGDQLVRLKNNTEDPQIYHVGTGGMTNTVLNPSGTFKIQLEVLKELGYPEIKTLEDYENALKAYKEKYPQINGQDTIGLSLLGSDWRWLITVGNPAGYASGYQDDGQWLVDESTGETRYKFQDEKVKEYFKWLNHMYDEGLVDPESFTQKYDTYIAKISSGRVIGLADQNWDINDGIAALKADGQSWRTYAPLPVTLEEGILQPDTKDYGYTGTVGVSISSTSKQQEKAFGFLDWMASEEAQILVNWGIEGENYEIKDGKRVATDIKESQTDPNYSLKTGVGNYIYPFPQWGTGAVDSTGQPISRSDTKELAMSNYTEEEKEVISSYGHEVWADFFPSPDELGQTKHGRAYEIAIPASSDLTVIQQKADDYTTQAITDIIISPPSEFEQKWSEMQTKLKEMGIDKASSDMTGLVKDRMELWEN; encoded by the coding sequence ATGAAATGGAAGAAAATGATAATGGCAGGTTCGGTGTTATCGGCAAGTCTGTTACTTGCAGCTTGTAATAAAGCTGTTGATTCAGAAAAAGAGAAAGATGGAGACATAACAACCTTAACGTTTTTTAGTGCGGATTTAACGAAGGATGACAAATTTGATAATCCGGTTGCTAAAGAAATTACCAAAAAAACAGGGGTAAAATTAGAAATTTCTCATCCGGTTGGTGGCGATACACAAGCAGTTCCTTTAATGATTGCTAGCGGCGATTATCCTGACTTAATTTTTGGCAAAGGCGATCTTAATAAATTAATTGATGCTGGAGCTGTTATCCCATTAGATGAACTGATTGAAGACAAGGGGGATAATTTGAAAGCTCTGTATGGTGATCAACTAGTCCGCCTAAAGAACAATACAGAAGATCCGCAGATTTACCATGTGGGTACAGGCGGCATGACGAATACAGTATTAAATCCTAGCGGAACATTTAAAATACAATTAGAAGTATTAAAAGAATTAGGCTATCCAGAGATTAAAACTTTAGAAGATTACGAGAATGCTTTAAAAGCTTATAAAGAAAAGTATCCGCAAATCAATGGACAAGATACGATTGGCTTATCTTTATTAGGTAGTGACTGGAGATGGCTCATTACAGTAGGAAACCCAGCAGGATATGCATCTGGATATCAGGATGATGGGCAATGGCTGGTGGATGAAAGTACAGGCGAGACAAGATATAAATTCCAAGATGAGAAAGTAAAAGAGTACTTTAAATGGCTCAACCATATGTATGATGAAGGATTAGTAGATCCAGAGAGTTTTACTCAAAAATATGACACATACATTGCAAAAATATCTTCGGGCCGTGTCATAGGTTTAGCGGATCAAAACTGGGATATAAATGATGGAATTGCGGCTCTTAAAGCAGATGGACAGTCGTGGAGAACTTATGCACCACTTCCTGTGACATTAGAAGAAGGTATTTTACAGCCAGATACAAAAGACTATGGATATACAGGCACGGTTGGTGTTTCCATTTCCTCTACAAGTAAACAACAAGAAAAGGCTTTTGGATTTTTAGACTGGATGGCGTCAGAAGAAGCACAAATCTTAGTTAACTGGGGGATAGAAGGAGAAAACTATGAAATCAAGGATGGAAAACGTGTTGCGACCGATATTAAAGAATCGCAAACAGATCCTAATTATTCCCTTAAAACAGGAGTCGGGAACTATATTTACCCGTTTCCACAATGGGGAACAGGAGCAGTTGACTCCACTGGGCAACCAATATCAAGGTCTGATACGAAAGAATTAGCCATGTCGAATTATACGGAGGAAGAAAAAGAGGTTATAAGTAGTTATGGTCATGAAGTGTGGGCAGACTTCTTCCCATCTCCAGATGAACTAGGTCAGACAAAGCATGGTCGTGCTTATGAAATAGCTATTCCAGCAAGCAGTGATTTGACAGTGATTCAACAAAAGGCAGACGACTACACAACACAAGCAATTACTGATATTATCATTTCCCCTCCAAGTGAGTTTGAACAGAAATGGTCAGAAATGCAAACAAAATTAAAGGAGATGGGGATTGATAAAGCTAGTTCGGATATGACTGGATTAGTAAAAGATCGAATGGAGTTATGGGAGAATTAA
- a CDS encoding carbohydrate ABC transporter permease, translated as MTNLFRKKKSINRPTGFDLVIGAIMIIIIIATLYPFLNVLAISLNDSVDTAKGGLRILPREFTFANYIEIFSNNDQLLLAFTNSVLRTVIGTIAGVLCTCVMAYVISRKDFIFRKHLTTLLIVTMYVSGGLIPGYILIRNLGLINSFAVYIIPALLSAFNVIVIRSFIDSLPDALEESAKIDGANDFVIFYKIIMPLCIPAIATIALFIAVGQWNSWFDTYLYARGNVNLTTLQYELMKILDNASAQSTGNVSNSAMEQLNAGKTTPESIKMAITIIATVPILLVYPFLQKYFVSGLTLGAVKN; from the coding sequence ATGACAAATTTATTCAGGAAGAAAAAGAGCATAAATCGACCTACTGGCTTTGATTTAGTCATTGGAGCAATAATGATTATCATCATTATCGCCACACTCTATCCATTTTTAAATGTTCTAGCTATTTCATTAAATGATTCAGTGGATACAGCTAAAGGTGGATTGCGCATTTTGCCAAGGGAATTTACTTTTGCAAACTATATAGAAATCTTCAGCAATAATGATCAACTGCTGTTAGCCTTTACCAATTCTGTTTTAAGAACAGTCATTGGTACTATAGCAGGAGTTTTATGTACATGTGTGATGGCTTATGTCATTAGCCGAAAAGACTTCATCTTTCGAAAACATCTTACAACATTATTGATCGTTACGATGTATGTCAGCGGCGGACTAATCCCTGGATATATTTTAATTCGCAATTTAGGATTGATTAACAGTTTTGCTGTCTATATTATTCCAGCATTACTAAGTGCTTTTAATGTAATCGTTATAAGATCCTTTATTGATAGTTTACCAGATGCACTGGAAGAATCAGCAAAAATAGACGGAGCAAATGACTTTGTTATATTTTACAAGATTATTATGCCGTTATGCATTCCAGCGATTGCCACAATAGCTCTTTTTATCGCTGTTGGTCAATGGAATAGCTGGTTCGATACCTATTTATATGCGAGGGGGAATGTTAATCTAACAACACTACAATATGAATTAATGAAGATTTTAGACAATGCTAGTGCACAATCAACGGGAAATGTCAGTAATTCAGCTATGGAGCAATTAAATGCAGGAAAAACTACTCCAGAATCTATTAAGATGGCAATCACTATTATTGCTACTGTACCAATATTGCTAGTATATCCATTTCTGCAAAAATATTTTGTTTCAGGATTAACATTAGGAGCAGTGAAAAATTAA
- a CDS encoding ABC transporter permease, translating to MEIAPLVKQEKKPQKEKKITWKKLKDQKVLIIMALPLVIWLIIFCYLPLFGWIMAFQDYKPALGVLESPWVGLKHFKALFEDELFYRALINTLGMGGLGIVFGTASSIALALLLNELRFTRFKKFTQTVSYLPHFVSWVIVANIVTTMLSTNGALNELLLSLHIIDTPIQFMSDPNKFWYIVTFSDVWKEMGWNAIIYLAAMVSIDKEMYEAAWVDGASRFKQMIHITLPSIKPIILILLILSIGNLINIGFEKQMLLGNNIVADKALVLDKYALDYGIGMFRYSYGTAIGIFKSVVSIILIFIFNNIAKKSGNGGLM from the coding sequence ATGGAGATAGCACCTCTTGTTAAGCAAGAAAAAAAGCCCCAAAAGGAGAAAAAAATAACCTGGAAAAAGCTGAAAGATCAAAAAGTACTTATCATCATGGCACTACCCTTGGTAATTTGGCTTATCATTTTTTGTTATCTACCTCTTTTTGGATGGATTATGGCTTTTCAAGATTATAAGCCAGCATTAGGAGTACTAGAATCTCCATGGGTTGGTCTCAAGCATTTTAAAGCGCTGTTTGAGGATGAATTATTTTATCGGGCATTAATTAATACATTGGGTATGGGTGGATTAGGAATTGTTTTTGGAACCGCAAGCTCAATTGCTTTGGCTCTCTTATTAAATGAGCTGCGATTCACAAGATTTAAGAAATTTACACAGACCGTATCATATCTTCCGCATTTTGTATCGTGGGTAATTGTAGCAAACATTGTAACTACCATGCTTTCAACAAATGGAGCATTGAATGAATTATTATTGTCCCTCCATATCATTGATACCCCAATACAATTTATGAGTGATCCCAATAAGTTTTGGTATATTGTCACATTCTCTGATGTTTGGAAAGAGATGGGGTGGAATGCCATTATTTATCTCGCCGCAATGGTGAGTATCGATAAAGAAATGTATGAAGCAGCTTGGGTAGATGGAGCAAGTCGCTTTAAACAAATGATCCACATTACACTTCCATCTATCAAACCTATTATCCTTATATTACTAATTTTGAGTATTGGCAATCTTATTAATATTGGATTTGAAAAACAAATGCTGCTTGGAAATAATATCGTAGCAGATAAAGCGCTTGTACTGGACAAGTATGCTCTTGATTACGGTATTGGTATGTTTAGATATTCCTATGGTACAGCAATAGGAATTTTTAAATCAGTCGTTAGTATTATTCTTATCTTTATATTTAATAATATTGCCAAAAAATCAGGAAATGGCGGACTTATGTAA
- a CDS encoding DUF624 domain-containing protein: MRLQKEQVMLIWTIFIKSLSDTVACHQMNTENYKAMGEAMNSRQLYHILNYISTFFLLNLCFVFSNILFFTALLLFPFSLENIMLFYISLLPMGASLTALFSTNGRLLREGSITPVRDFFMDYKTNFKLSFIYWFIQLTILFILFIDFFYILQKNNLILACVVAILLAIVFITTSIGLSVLSRFESNMKTLLKAGPFILLRFPGKAFLHLSTSVILIVFFYYVPAVSFLFAFSLFGFILMYYTNPVLYQLEKELKK, from the coding sequence ATGAGATTGCAGAAAGAACAGGTTATGCTAATTTGGACTATTTTTATAAAAAGTTTAAGCGACACTGTGGCATGTCACCAAATGAATACCGAAAATTACAAGGCAATGGGTGAAGCGATGAACAGTAGGCAGCTTTATCATATTCTAAATTACATATCCACTTTCTTTCTTTTGAATCTATGTTTTGTATTCAGTAATATATTATTCTTTACTGCTTTACTACTTTTTCCATTTTCCCTAGAAAATATTATGCTGTTTTATATATCACTTCTCCCTATGGGAGCAAGTCTCACTGCCCTTTTCTCAACTAACGGACGATTGTTAAGAGAAGGAAGTATCACTCCAGTAAGAGATTTTTTCATGGATTATAAAACAAATTTTAAACTCAGTTTTATTTATTGGTTTATACAGTTAACCATCCTTTTTATCTTATTTATTGATTTTTTTTATATACTACAAAAAAATAATTTAATACTGGCTTGTGTAGTTGCTATTCTTTTAGCAATCGTCTTTATCACCACAAGTATTGGTCTTAGTGTATTAAGCCGATTTGAAAGTAATATGAAAACACTATTAAAAGCAGGACCATTTATATTGTTGCGATTTCCAGGAAAAGCATTTTTACACTTGTCCACTTCTGTTATTCTTATTGTTTTTTTTTACTATGTCCCCGCTGTATCCTTTTTATTTGCTTTTAGCCTGTTCGGCTTTATTTTAATGTATTATACAAATCCGGTGCTGTATCAGCTAGAGAAGGAGTTAAAAAAATGA
- a CDS encoding response regulator transcription factor, whose protein sequence is MKKVLIVDDEPVIREGLPYIIDWQEYGFEIVGAAQNGKEGIKLINEYQPDLVITDIRMPEMDGLEMIQTAQKRGETFYSIILSGYSEFTYAQKAIRLGTVSYLLKPIDEDELTDILLGIRKEVDKQKGTNNDIYNLLRKNIFEGDFKPCTLEYRLACLIRFPNQSIAREFQTRIRENKNVLCYLFTHDDYTYALTLILDDFDLDTVEKELLSIASQEGEVILQSSWQNKSSHLKQLYKEIRKLKDITFSYANLGVISNERIKSLQAKTHFTGNIPEQLLKDILYDGDLANSLFKYKENFRYHPLHENEIKWNVSKELQSVVNNVIDTINPTDRERLQEVANTAERSIARSRTMEQLMKEMENSYRVLQQIVNESFNRINTIQEIERYTQKHYKEDLNLKIISEHFNYNNAYIGKKFKKETGKSYSQYLDEIRMGKAKQLLKDSNLMIYEIAERTGYANLDYFYKKFKRHCGMSPNEYRKLQGNG, encoded by the coding sequence ATGAAGAAAGTACTAATTGTTGATGACGAGCCGGTAATTAGAGAGGGACTTCCTTATATTATTGATTGGCAGGAATATGGATTTGAAATTGTTGGTGCTGCTCAAAATGGGAAAGAAGGAATAAAACTAATTAATGAATACCAGCCTGATTTAGTAATAACAGATATACGAATGCCTGAGATGGACGGGTTAGAAATGATACAGACTGCCCAAAAGAGAGGAGAAACTTTTTATTCTATTATTCTATCAGGATATTCAGAATTTACTTATGCTCAAAAAGCCATTCGCTTAGGAACAGTATCATATTTGTTAAAACCAATAGATGAAGATGAATTAACAGATATATTGTTAGGGATACGCAAAGAAGTAGATAAACAGAAAGGGACGAATAATGATATCTACAATCTTCTAAGGAAAAATATTTTTGAAGGAGATTTTAAGCCCTGTACGCTTGAATATCGTTTAGCTTGTTTAATTCGTTTTCCAAACCAATCAATAGCAAGGGAATTTCAGACAAGAATAAGGGAGAATAAAAACGTTCTTTGCTATTTATTCACACACGATGATTATACGTATGCTTTGACGCTAATTTTAGATGATTTTGATTTAGATACCGTGGAAAAGGAACTACTGTCTATAGCCAGTCAAGAAGGTGAAGTTATACTTCAGTCTTCATGGCAAAATAAAAGCAGTCATTTGAAGCAGCTATATAAAGAGATAAGAAAGTTAAAGGATATTACCTTTTCTTATGCCAACTTAGGGGTTATTTCAAATGAAAGGATAAAAAGTTTACAAGCTAAAACTCATTTTACAGGAAATATACCAGAGCAGCTGTTAAAGGATATTTTGTATGATGGAGATCTTGCAAATTCTTTATTTAAATATAAGGAAAACTTCCGTTATCATCCCCTCCATGAAAATGAAATCAAATGGAATGTCAGTAAGGAGTTACAAAGTGTTGTAAATAACGTGATAGATACTATTAACCCAACAGATAGAGAGCGCTTGCAGGAAGTGGCGAATACTGCTGAAAGGAGTATTGCAAGAAGTAGGACGATGGAACAGTTAATGAAGGAAATGGAAAATAGTTATCGTGTGTTACAGCAAATTGTGAATGAAAGCTTTAATAGAATTAATACGATCCAAGAAATAGAAAGATATACACAAAAACACTATAAGGAAGATTTAAATCTAAAAATTATATCAGAGCACTTTAATTATAACAACGCTTACATCGGCAAGAAATTCAAAAAAGAAACAGGAAAAAGCTATTCTCAATATTTAGATGAAATACGAATGGGCAAAGCAAAACAACTACTAAAAGATTCTAATTTGATGATTTATGAGATTGCAGAAAGAACAGGTTATGCTAATTTGGACTATTTTTATAAAAAGTTTAAGCGACACTGTGGCATGTCACCAAATGAATACCGAAAATTACAAGGCAATGGGTGA